One [Clostridium] saccharolyticum WM1 DNA segment encodes these proteins:
- a CDS encoding DUF3881 family protein yields the protein MHKFLRTIGFSLYQKDKEIEKLLDKLCEDLSGMKRIQIDEESNLCELRREVAPGMGIAIFGEMDREGNFQRSYYYPYMKSNDITSDVACSIQRHTERETYAGLMDEFKVGISLIFYIDNSFECRERIIDHHPVETRDVCLTGLAVSGKILLPIQKTEIQREKARVAAKDRNTLLEAAKNGDEDAMETLTIEDIDLYSQASRRVMKEDLYSIIDSCFMPCGVECDQYSIIGEILKIDEKKNQITQEEVYDFTLECSDLIFHVGIAKKDLTGTPEIGRRFKGQIWMQGTVNFAEQVE from the coding sequence ATGCATAAATTCTTAAGAACCATTGGTTTCAGCCTTTATCAAAAAGACAAGGAAATAGAAAAGTTATTGGATAAGCTCTGTGAAGATTTGTCCGGCATGAAACGGATTCAGATTGATGAGGAATCCAATCTTTGCGAGCTTCGCAGGGAAGTGGCTCCGGGTATGGGGATTGCGATTTTTGGAGAGATGGACCGGGAGGGAAACTTTCAAAGAAGCTATTATTATCCTTATATGAAGAGTAATGATATCACATCTGATGTAGCCTGTTCCATTCAGCGCCATACAGAACGTGAGACTTACGCCGGCCTAATGGATGAATTTAAGGTAGGGATCTCTCTCATCTTTTATATAGATAATTCTTTTGAATGCAGGGAACGGATCATTGACCACCATCCTGTGGAGACCAGGGATGTCTGCCTCACCGGTCTTGCAGTAAGCGGAAAGATCCTTCTTCCCATACAGAAAACAGAAATACAGAGGGAAAAGGCCAGAGTGGCGGCAAAAGACCGTAATACGCTTTTAGAGGCGGCAAAGAACGGCGATGAAGATGCTATGGAGACCCTTACCATTGAAGATATTGATTTATATTCCCAGGCTTCCAGAAGAGTGATGAAGGAGGATTTATACTCGATTATTGATTCCTGCTTTATGCCCTGCGGCGTGGAATGCGATCAGTATTCCATTATAGGAGAGATCTTAAAGATTGATGAAAAGAAAAACCAGATCACACAGGAAGAGGTTTACGATTTTACATTGGAGTGCAGTGATCTTATTTTCCATGTGGGAATTGCAAAAAAAGATCTCACGGGGACTCCGGAGATCGGGCGTAGATTTAAGGGTCAGATCTGGATGCAGGGAACTGTGAATTTTGCAGAGCAGGTGGAATAA